One genomic region from Bacillus sp. SLBN-46 encodes:
- the sdhA gene encoding succinate dehydrogenase flavoprotein subunit, with product MSKGKVIVVGGGLAGLMATIKAAESGTPVELFSLVPVKRSHSVCAQGGINGAVNTKGEGDSPWIHFDDTIYGGDFLANQPPVKAMCDAAPGIINLFDRMGVMFNRTPEGLLDFRRFGGTQHHRTAFAGATTGQQLLYALDEQVRRHEVDGLVTKYEGWEFLGAVVDDEGVCRGIVAQDLKTMEIKSFSADAVIMATGGPGIIFGKSTNSVINTGSAASIVYQQGAYYANGEMIQIHPTAIPGDDKLRLMSESARGEGGRIWTYKDGKPWYFLEEKYPAYGNLVPRDIATREIFDVCVSQKLGINGENMVFLDLSHKDPHELDVKLGGIIEIYEKFMGDNPRKVPMKIFPAVHYSMGGLWVDYDQMTSIPGLFAAGECDYSQHGANRLGANSLLSAVYGGMVAGPNAVKYISGLEKSSDAVSSTVFDRHVKEQEEKWNSVMSLNGTENAYILHKELGEWMTDNVTVVRYNDKLLKTDEKIQELLERYQNININDTSKWSNQGAAFTRQLQNMLQLARVITIGAYNRNESRGAHYKPEFPERNDEEFMKTTMAKFVDAKSAPAFHYEEIDVSLIKPRKRDYTTKH from the coding sequence ATGAGTAAAGGTAAAGTGATCGTAGTCGGCGGCGGTTTAGCTGGCTTAATGGCTACCATCAAGGCTGCAGAATCAGGAACTCCGGTAGAGCTTTTTTCTCTTGTTCCGGTTAAACGTTCTCACTCTGTTTGTGCCCAAGGCGGTATTAATGGAGCAGTAAACACAAAAGGTGAAGGGGATTCCCCGTGGATTCACTTTGACGATACGATTTATGGCGGAGACTTTTTAGCGAATCAACCGCCAGTTAAAGCCATGTGTGATGCAGCACCTGGTATTATCAATTTATTTGACCGGATGGGTGTTATGTTCAACCGTACACCAGAGGGTCTTTTAGACTTCCGCCGTTTTGGAGGAACACAACATCACCGTACAGCTTTTGCTGGTGCGACAACTGGTCAGCAATTGTTATATGCATTAGATGAGCAAGTTCGCCGCCATGAAGTGGACGGATTAGTTACAAAATATGAAGGCTGGGAATTCCTTGGTGCGGTCGTTGACGATGAAGGCGTTTGCCGTGGGATTGTTGCTCAGGACTTAAAAACAATGGAAATTAAATCATTTTCCGCGGATGCAGTCATTATGGCAACCGGTGGACCTGGAATTATTTTCGGTAAGTCAACAAACTCTGTAATAAATACAGGTTCCGCTGCTTCTATTGTTTATCAGCAGGGTGCATATTATGCAAACGGAGAAATGATTCAAATTCATCCAACTGCTATTCCTGGTGATGATAAGCTTCGTTTAATGAGTGAGTCCGCTCGTGGTGAAGGTGGTCGTATTTGGACGTACAAAGACGGAAAACCTTGGTATTTCCTAGAAGAAAAATATCCAGCTTATGGAAACCTAGTTCCACGTGATATTGCGACACGTGAAATCTTTGATGTCTGCGTTAGTCAGAAACTTGGAATTAACGGCGAAAACATGGTTTTCCTTGATTTATCTCATAAGGATCCACATGAATTGGATGTAAAACTGGGTGGAATCATTGAAATTTATGAAAAGTTCATGGGAGATAATCCACGTAAAGTCCCAATGAAGATCTTCCCAGCTGTTCACTACTCAATGGGTGGACTATGGGTTGATTATGATCAAATGACAAGTATCCCGGGTCTATTTGCTGCTGGTGAGTGTGATTATTCACAACACGGTGCTAATCGATTAGGTGCAAACTCCTTGCTTTCAGCTGTATACGGTGGAATGGTTGCAGGACCAAATGCAGTTAAATATATCAGCGGCCTTGAGAAGAGTTCTGATGCTGTATCTTCTACTGTTTTTGACCGTCATGTGAAGGAACAGGAAGAAAAGTGGAATTCGGTCATGTCACTGAACGGTACAGAAAATGCCTACATCCTTCATAAGGAACTAGGTGAATGGATGACAGATAACGTAACTGTTGTTCGTTACAATGACAAACTGTTAAAGACAGATGAAAAGATTCAAGAGCTACTAGAGCGCTATCAAAATATTAATATCAACGATACATCGAAATGGAGCAACCAAGGAGCTGCGTTCACTAGACAGTTACAAAATATGCTTCAATTAGCACGTGTTATTACAATCGGAGCGTATAACCGTAATGAGAGCCGTGGTGCTCACTATAAACCAGAATTCCCTGAGCGTAACGATGAAGAGTTTATGAAAACAACAATGGCGAAATTTGTTGATGCTAAATCAGCTCCAGCCTTCCATTATGAAGAGATTGATGTATCGTTAATTAAGCCACGGAAACGAGATTACACTACAAAGCATTAA